The following proteins are encoded in a genomic region of Candidatus Syntrophosphaera sp.:
- the lon gene encoding endopeptidase La: MEEQSNRIPRTLPVLHINNVVMFPYLLMPLVVTDEESKLVIDHALSQDKTMAFFLDKDKDNPNDLGLYETGTSVSILRMLRNQDGSISLLLQGTSRLRLQKAVQREPFVMVDVETIPEQHVEDTEIHALRTIAIELMEKIASESTILNNEMISGLNNINQAGRVADIIAGNLDLQIEDRQIILETIDLKKRFKHLNNCLAEMIKQMRIENHIRSNIQLEMTEDQRRYYLREQMDAIRKELGESDEVSKEILKWKELIEKNKLPDYVEEVAYEELGRLSTMQPAASEYAVLRNYLDWIVNLPWRTYSKDRLDLNQIDRILTHDHYGLEKPKERVIEYIAVKKLKGRLKGPILCFVGPPGTGKTSIGQSVARALNRKFIRMSLGGIHDEAEIRGHRRTYIGAMPGKIIMEIKRQGTANPVFMLDEIDKLGRDFRGDPSSALLEVLDPEQNNSFVDNYINLPFDLSEVMFITTANSLETIPPALRDRMEIIEFTSYLETDKIEIARHYLIPKEKEANGLSQQKIRFHKSALQELIRYYVREAGVRNLQRRIGSIFRKIAREVASGQSKEYQIKASNISGFLGPRKFTLEIANRKPEVGIATGLAWTAYGGEILFCETTRMPGKGAILLTGLLGEVMKESARIALSHLKANYQKYGIDPRELEKYDIHIHFPAGAVPKDGPSAGITLTTALASLFTGRKVKHDIAMTGEVTLTGKVLGIGGLKEKILAAKRAGINKLIVPRENEETLSDFPRDILEGMEINFVDDVKDALDMVLLEAPKAVKAEPELKPKRPDSAQN; this comes from the coding sequence ATGGAAGAACAAAGCAACCGGATACCCAGGACCCTGCCAGTGCTGCATATCAACAACGTGGTGATGTTTCCCTACCTGTTGATGCCGCTGGTGGTCACCGATGAGGAATCCAAGCTGGTGATAGACCACGCCCTTTCCCAGGACAAGACCATGGCCTTTTTCCTGGACAAGGATAAAGACAACCCCAATGATCTCGGCTTGTATGAAACTGGCACCTCTGTGTCCATATTGAGGATGCTGAGAAATCAGGATGGTTCGATCAGCCTGCTCTTGCAGGGAACATCGCGCCTGCGCCTGCAGAAGGCGGTGCAGCGCGAACCCTTCGTCATGGTGGACGTGGAAACCATCCCCGAGCAGCATGTGGAGGATACCGAGATCCATGCCCTGCGGACCATCGCCATCGAGCTGATGGAAAAGATCGCCTCGGAAAGCACCATCCTGAACAATGAGATGATCTCCGGCCTGAACAACATCAATCAGGCGGGCAGGGTGGCGGACATCATTGCCGGCAACTTGGACCTCCAGATCGAAGACCGGCAGATCATCCTGGAAACGATCGACCTGAAAAAGCGCTTCAAACACCTCAATAACTGCCTGGCCGAGATGATCAAGCAGATGCGCATCGAAAACCACATCCGCAGCAACATCCAGCTGGAAATGACCGAAGACCAGCGCCGCTACTACCTGCGGGAGCAGATGGACGCGATCCGCAAGGAATTGGGCGAAAGCGACGAGGTGAGCAAAGAGATCCTGAAATGGAAGGAGCTCATCGAAAAGAACAAGCTGCCCGACTATGTCGAGGAAGTGGCCTATGAGGAATTGGGCCGGCTCTCGACCATGCAGCCCGCGGCCAGCGAATATGCCGTGCTGCGCAATTATCTGGACTGGATCGTCAATCTGCCCTGGCGCACCTACAGCAAGGACAGGCTGGACCTGAACCAGATCGATCGCATCCTCACCCACGACCATTACGGCTTGGAAAAGCCCAAGGAACGCGTGATCGAATACATTGCCGTGAAAAAGCTCAAGGGCCGGCTCAAAGGCCCGATCCTCTGTTTCGTGGGGCCTCCCGGCACCGGCAAGACCTCGATCGGCCAATCTGTCGCCCGGGCGCTGAACCGCAAATTCATCCGCATGTCCCTGGGCGGGATCCACGACGAGGCCGAGATCCGCGGCCACCGCAGGACCTATATCGGCGCCATGCCTGGAAAGATCATCATGGAGATCAAGCGCCAGGGCACGGCCAATCCGGTCTTCATGCTGGACGAGATAGACAAATTGGGCCGCGATTTCCGCGGTGACCCGTCTTCCGCCCTCCTGGAAGTGCTCGATCCCGAGCAGAACAACAGCTTCGTGGACAACTACATCAATCTGCCTTTCGACCTCTCCGAAGTGATGTTCATCACCACCGCCAATTCCCTGGAGACCATTCCTCCCGCCCTGCGCGACAGGATGGAGATCATCGAATTCACCAGCTATCTGGAGACGGACAAGATCGAGATCGCCCGCCACTACCTGATCCCCAAGGAAAAAGAAGCCAACGGCCTCTCCCAACAGAAGATCAGGTTCCATAAATCCGCCCTGCAGGAATTGATCCGCTACTATGTGCGGGAAGCGGGAGTGCGCAATCTCCAGCGCAGGATCGGCTCCATCTTCCGCAAGATCGCCCGCGAGGTCGCCTCCGGCCAGTCAAAGGAATACCAGATCAAGGCCTCCAACATCAGCGGCTTTCTCGGCCCCCGCAAATTCACCCTCGAGATCGCCAACCGCAAACCCGAGGTCGGCATCGCCACCGGCCTGGCCTGGACCGCCTATGGCGGCGAGATCCTCTTTTGCGAGACCACCCGCATGCCGGGCAAGGGCGCGATCCTCCTCACCGGGCTTTTGGGCGAGGTGATGAAGGAATCGGCCCGCATCGCCCTCAGCCATCTCAAGGCGAATTACCAAAAATACGGCATCGATCCCCGCGAACTGGAAAAATACGACATCCACATCCATTTCCCCGCCGGAGCGGTACCCAAGGACGGCCCTTCTGCCGGGATCACGCTAACCACGGCTCTGGCCTCGCTGTTCACGGGCAGAAAGGTCAAGCACGATATCGCCATGACGGGTGAAGTGACCCTGACGGGCAAGGTTTTGGGCATCGGCGGCCTGAAAGAGAAGATCCTGGCGGCCAAGCGTGCCGGGATCAACAAACTCATCGTGCCCCGCGAGAACGAGGAAACCCTCAGCGATTTTCCCCGGGACATTCTTGAGGGGATGGAGATAAATTTCGTCGATGACGTGAAGGATGCCCTGGACATGGTGCTGCTGGAAGCCCCGAAAGCCGTCAAGGCGGAACCGGAGCTGAAGCCGAAACGGCCTGATAGCGCGCAGAACTGA